The DNA sequence GCTAAAGAATAAGACAAAAGTGTTGCTATTGCAAATATCGTGGGGTCGTTTGTATAAGCCTACTCTATGCGAAATAATAGTGGAATCGGACGTTCATTGCTATTGGCTAGATTCTCAGGGAGTGTTCGTTTACATAAGGGATTGCAGTTAAGATCTGCAAACTCGCAGCAGCTCTTGTGAGAGTTTTGTGAACTTGTAACATGGATCGCTGGAAAGGCAGGGTTGCGCTTGTCACTGGTGCTTCAGTGGGAATCGGAGCTGCAATCGCGAAGTCTCTTGTGCAGCATGGCATGAAGGTGGTCGGATGTGCCAGAAATGTGAAGCAAATTGAGGTAATTATACACAGCTATCTGaggaattaaagggttagttcacccaaaaatgaaaattctgtcattaatgactcaccctcgtgccgttttacacccgtaagaccttcgttgatcttcggaacacaaattaagatatttttgtttaaatccgatggctccgtgaggcctacatagggagcaatgacatttcctctctcaagatccataaaggtactaaaaacatatttaaatcagttcatgtgagtacagtggttcaatattaatattatagagcgaagagaatatttttggtgcgccaaaataaataaataaataaataacgacttatttagtgatggccgatttcaaaacactgcttcaggaagattcggagcgtaatgaatcagcgtgtcgaatcatgattcggatcgcgtgtcaaaccgccaaactgctgaaatcacgtgactctggagctccgaagcttcctgaagcagtgttttgaaatcggccatcactaaataattcgttatttttattttttgtaataattaagTATATTAAAtcacacaaatatactttatgtatttaatctcactttattaaccaatgtctttgctgctgaccttcaattaTTGAATTCAACCatacaaataagcaaaaatgactttagattagatttagaaaaaagagcgttgaacttccttctcctgtatcctattcttctttaatccagaatggcagcagagctgaaaggtttgtttgagctgcgccctctactgtacaggtgtaaaaatgcatttccttcctttgttgttattaaaaaacaaacaagcaagcccagcccaggtgagaaaatgTAACTAACGCAatgggagtaacacaatattttaatgcattacttttaaaaatgactttccccaacactgctgatgacgtgtttactagCGCGAAGTTGTGACAACCtatcactcacatgagatcacagcaatagcaaattGCTgtcatccaatcaattcccaatgaacaaaatttaagtcctgccctacatttttttcttgttgaagaagccatttcactcagatgtaGGCTATGTCacacaataggaaagaaaagatgATCGCAATCTTTGttttgtgccaaaaaaatgCCATCTCAGACCTCATTTGCAAGTGGTTCGGATAAATATGTCTGCTAAaagaattaaatgtaaatactgAAAGCTGTGGACAAAGGTTATTCAATAAGAACAATGCAATGTATATTGGATTTTGTCAAAATAGTTTGATATAACAGCATTAATAATAGTTTTGAGCTTTAAAACCTTCATGAAATATGAATTTCAAAGAACTTTTTCCTTTCACAGAAATTGGCAGCAGAATGTGTCAGTAGTGGATTCAGCGGCACTCTGTTCCCGTATAAATGTGATCTGACTGTGGAGGACGAAGTGTTATCCATGTTCTCCTGGATCAAAGTTCAACATCAGGGCATTGACGTGTGCATTAATAATGCTGGTTTGGCTCTGCCAGAGCCTCTATTGAGTGGTAAAACCAGTGGCTGGAAGACTATGATGGATGTAAGTAACTCAATAGGCAAATATTCCTGATGCCAACATGAAGAATGTGTGATGTTAGTCctctcaaaatgttaaatttttCCAGGTGAATGTCATTGGCCTGTCAGTGTGTACCCGTGAGGCTTACCAGTCCATGAAAGACAGAAAAGTTGATGATGGCCACATCATTAATATTAACAGGTACAGTAGAATTTTATTGCACCTTTTGTATGCATATTCAGGAGGCACCAAAGTATTcagtatcttaaaatatgtgttTTAGTATTTGTGGGCACCGGGTCATCAACAGCGCTGATGCACACTTATACACTGCCAGCAAATATGCCGTGACTGCTCTCACTGAAGGTCTGCGACAAGAGTTACGCGAGGCCAAAACACACATACGTGCCACAGTAAGACCTGCTTCAGATCAACGCtttatttatgtaatatgaTTATTACATGTCCAAAGACTTGTTGGCACTAAGATCGCTCTTTCTTTAACAGGGTATATCTCCTGGTTTAGTGGAGACAGAATTTGCCTACCGTCTCTATAGTGAAAACCAAGAAAAGGCTGAGGCTATGTACAAAAGTTATAAGGTATAGACAAGTTCTCATTCATTTCTACACGTGTTGTAggtcatcatttacacatttaaatatttaaatatcatattCACAGTGCCTGCAAGCAGCTGACATAGCAAACGCAGTGGTGTATGTCCTCAGTGCTCCTCCTCATGTTCAAGTAAGAATCATCCATATTGTGCAgttaatgtttgctgtcagttttCTGATTATGAGATGAATGGGATGTTTTGTTGAAATGAGCCTCATGTAACAAAGCTGAGAAGACTTAAATCTTTGTTCTTTATGCCGATACAGAATCGATTTGAGCAGCAGTGGGAAATTTCCTAGATAAAATCTTatggctgatttttttttatatataatagtgttttctttctctttgtgtaGATTGGTGACATTGAGATAACGCCCGTTGAGCAGATGATGTAACAGATAAACAGGATCAAGCGTCTCTGACACCTCGTGACAATAATCAAGTACAGAACACTGCTCTGCCTCACCTTGAAGTGAAATTTTgtataattattgtttaatttactattttatttactacacagtaaaatccccagagttaaattaactctgctcagagtacatttggtccctctctgaatagtgttaaaataacactgaagcagagtttaagttaatgagataattaagctattaattaagtgatgattaaacattaatgatgaacacctgctgttaacaaacagaatcactgaagaaaagagaaacacaagaactacaactgagtTAAGCCAAAACCATTTAattgaaatcaactgaagataaaagtcattaaatctCACTAGATCTGATTAAAAGATCtgattcacttattactaaccagattgactttatttctgtcacaagtctaaagaagttcttattgagaattaacagaggtttagatgttgctgttttattggttaaaaatcTATGCCACCATCGTAGTGGTCAGGGTTTGTTTTaattgggctcttgacccttttatgtttttaaaatagattgTGTTTGAGCAATTGCAATAGTGTTTCATATCAAACACTTGTACATTGCTGAATCCAAAGACTGAAGGAGCAGATCAGCTTGAATTTGCTGCTTGAGAGCATTTTGAATTAGTATCACAAAGAGGTCTCCTTCTCTTTGGTTTCTTGACAGCTATTACAAcaatgcaacaacaacaaaaaaatccattaaacaAATGCCACCATAATGCTTCTGTGGTAAAAATGAACAGCTATTACTGCTCAGGCTTATACATGAAAACATAGCATACAATCCTCAACAGTGGTGACAATAATTATTCATactgcagtg is a window from the Ctenopharyngodon idella isolate HZGC_01 chromosome 15, HZGC01, whole genome shotgun sequence genome containing:
- the dhrs11b.1 gene encoding dehydrogenase/reductase SDR family member 11b isoform X1 — its product is MDRWKGRVALVTGASVGIGAAIAKSLVQHGMKVVGCARNVKQIEKLAAECVSSGFSGTLFPYKCDLTVEDEVLSMFSWIKVQHQGIDVCINNAGLALPEPLLSGKTSGWKTMMDVNVIGLSVCTREAYQSMKDRKVDDGHIININSICGHRVINSADAHLYTASKYAVTALTEGLRQELREAKTHIRATGISPGLVETEFAYRLYSENQEKAEAMYKSYKCLQAADIANAVVYVLSAPPHVQIGDIEITPVEQMM